A genomic segment from Sulfuritalea hydrogenivorans sk43H encodes:
- a CDS encoding ExeA family protein, with protein sequence MYLDHFGLSEAPFRITPHTDFFFDGANRGATLDALIYAVTHDEGIVKVSGEVGSGKTMLCRVLMERLPENVTIIYLANPSLSRDDILYAIADELRLNVPDNARSSVVLRALQDHLIKSFGEGRQVVVLIDEAHAMPAETLEEIRLLSNLEANRNKLLQLVLFGQPELNDILARPDMRQLKERITHNFGLEPLVRDDIAHYLDFRMRAAGYKGPSVFSPPALKMIAQSSLGLTRRINILADKSLLAAFSAGSHQIGTKEIQAAIRDCEFSEATYGGRGTKKPRTLWLAALLGLAALAGIAWLLTASHNDPAIPATSAITPIAPAAPAAAVVASAAPVPPPATIPPPAPSPAPGATPPPETKAEPADVTPPSPPSPPRAGPLTQARLEAGRAWLEQQPNDRWFIQVFATDASRHGEIESMLRRLPPSKPEMDNVRVYYSELSGKPRYGVMYGEYATRAAAVAAIGDLPKSLRVIKPYPRQVVRLR encoded by the coding sequence ATGTACCTGGACCACTTCGGACTTAGCGAGGCACCTTTCCGCATCACGCCCCATACCGACTTTTTCTTTGACGGGGCCAATCGCGGCGCGACGCTTGACGCACTGATCTATGCCGTTACCCACGACGAAGGCATCGTCAAGGTCAGCGGCGAAGTCGGCAGCGGCAAGACCATGCTCTGCCGCGTGCTGATGGAACGCCTGCCGGAAAACGTCACCATCATCTATCTGGCCAATCCGTCGCTGTCGCGTGATGACATCCTCTATGCGATTGCCGACGAACTGCGCCTCAACGTTCCCGACAACGCACGCTCTTCCGTGGTGTTGCGCGCCTTGCAGGACCACCTGATCAAGTCCTTCGGCGAAGGCCGGCAGGTCGTGGTGCTGATCGACGAAGCGCATGCCATGCCGGCGGAAACCCTGGAAGAAATCCGTCTGCTGTCGAACCTCGAGGCCAACCGCAACAAGCTGCTGCAACTGGTGCTGTTCGGCCAGCCGGAACTGAACGACATTCTTGCCCGCCCGGACATGCGGCAACTGAAGGAACGCATCACCCACAACTTCGGCCTGGAGCCGCTGGTGCGCGACGACATCGCCCACTACCTCGACTTCCGCATGCGCGCCGCGGGCTACAAGGGCCCCAGCGTGTTCTCGCCGCCGGCCTTGAAGATGATCGCGCAAAGCTCGCTCGGTCTTACCCGCCGGATCAACATCCTCGCCGACAAGAGCCTGCTTGCGGCCTTTTCCGCGGGCAGCCACCAGATTGGCACCAAGGAGATACAAGCTGCCATTCGGGACTGCGAATTCAGCGAAGCAACCTACGGCGGCAGGGGAACGAAAAAGCCGCGGACACTCTGGCTTGCCGCCCTGCTCGGCCTGGCCGCCCTGGCGGGAATCGCCTGGCTGCTGACCGCATCGCACAACGATCCAGCCATTCCCGCAACGTCCGCGATCACACCGATAGCACCGGCTGCGCCTGCGGCCGCAGTGGTCGCCTCTGCCGCGCCAGTCCCGCCACCCGCCACGATCCCGCCACCCGCACCGTCGCCCGCACCGGGCGCAACGCCTCCACCCGAGACCAAGGCAGAGCCCGCCGACGTCACGCCACCATCGCCACCATCGCCACCCCGTGCCGGACCGCTAACCCAGGCAAGGCTTGAAGCGGGACGCGCCTGGCTGGAACAACAGCCAAACGACCGCTGGTTCATTCAAGTGTTCGCCACGGACGCAAGCCGGCATGGTGAAATCGAATCCATGTTGCGAAGGCTGCCGCCCAGCAAGCCGGAAATGGACAATGTCCGTGTGTATTACTCCGAACTCAGCGGCAAGCCACGCTATGGAGTCATGTATGGAGAATATGCAACGCGGGCAGCAGCGGTCGCTGCGATAGGTGATCTGCCAAAGTCGCTGCGGGTGATAAAACCCTATCCGCGACAGGTCGTACGTCTTCGCTGA
- a CDS encoding tetratricopeptide repeat protein yields the protein MSLLMDALKKAELAKRQGQGENAGSPPEAPAQGGFTLEPLHDSGTRGAAIPEPVAESGSGSGNLPHLPSHLEELDAQFLAEAKQAASARLKAPPPPAPPREPAAEPAAAVADTPALTAAAVKPRPAATRQSAPQNQSAAQNLFAAKQADKPPARKNFAIAIGVLTVLSVCGIGGYFWWQLQPKTPLLANRMALPPPSATPTAASRPAAVAPAPTVATPPAAAPGSAPTGARPAAQPADEEDDDTAPVAARAAAQPRRTAPPAPAEADGPIRVTRAPLKVNPALIGGFDAFNRGDLALAQREYERAQRADPRNTDALHGLAAIAVRQGHLDQAELLYRRITEADPHDTVAMSALINMRGQIDPGTAESRLKTLSADQPDLAAPQFSLGNLYARHGRWNEAQQAYFRAHNAEPDNPDIIYNLAISLEHLRQNKLAAQYYSQAIAAAQTRTAGFDKAQAAARLRSLQP from the coding sequence ATGAGCCTGCTCATGGACGCCCTCAAGAAAGCCGAACTGGCGAAACGCCAGGGGCAAGGCGAGAATGCGGGCAGCCCGCCGGAAGCGCCGGCCCAGGGCGGATTTACGCTTGAACCCCTGCATGACTCGGGAACACGCGGGGCCGCGATACCCGAGCCGGTCGCCGAGAGTGGCTCGGGTTCCGGAAATCTGCCGCACCTGCCTTCGCATCTTGAAGAACTCGACGCCCAGTTTCTTGCCGAAGCCAAGCAGGCTGCGTCGGCACGCTTGAAGGCGCCACCACCGCCGGCACCGCCGCGCGAACCGGCCGCCGAGCCAGCGGCCGCTGTTGCCGACACCCCCGCCTTGACGGCGGCGGCGGTCAAGCCCCGGCCCGCTGCAACCAGGCAAAGTGCGCCGCAGAATCAATCGGCAGCCCAGAACCTGTTTGCCGCCAAGCAAGCCGACAAGCCGCCGGCACGGAAAAACTTTGCCATTGCCATTGGCGTGCTGACCGTGCTTTCCGTATGCGGCATCGGTGGATATTTCTGGTGGCAATTGCAGCCAAAGACACCCCTCCTCGCCAACCGGATGGCGCTGCCGCCTCCGTCCGCCACCCCGACTGCCGCTTCGAGGCCTGCCGCCGTAGCGCCAGCGCCGACTGTTGCCACGCCACCCGCTGCTGCTCCGGGTTCCGCGCCAACAGGGGCACGTCCGGCCGCGCAGCCAGCGGACGAGGAAGACGATGATACTGCCCCGGTTGCCGCCAGGGCGGCGGCCCAGCCCCGTCGCACAGCCCCCCCCGCACCGGCCGAAGCCGATGGTCCGATACGCGTCACCAGGGCGCCGCTGAAGGTCAATCCCGCCTTGATCGGCGGCTTCGATGCCTTCAATCGGGGAGACCTCGCTTTGGCGCAACGCGAATACGAACGCGCCCAGCGGGCCGACCCGCGCAACACCGATGCGCTGCACGGTCTGGCTGCCATCGCCGTACGGCAGGGCCACCTCGACCAGGCCGAGTTGCTGTATCGGCGAATCACGGAGGCCGATCCGCATGATACGGTGGCCATGTCCGCCCTGATCAACATGCGCGGGCAGATCGATCCCGGTACCGCGGAAAGCCGGCTGAAGACCCTCTCGGCCGACCAGCCCGACCTCGCCGCACCCCAGTTTTCCCTGGGCAACCTCTATGCGCGACACGGCCGCTGGAACGAGGCTCAACAGGCTTATTTCCGGGCCCACAACGCCGAGCCGGATAATCCCGACATCATTTACAACCTCGCGATCAGCCTCGAACACTTGCGCCAGAACAAGCTCGCCGCGCAGTACTACAGCCAGGCCATCGCCGCCGCGCAAACCCGGACAGCCGGTTTCGACAAGGCCCAGGCTGCTGCAAGACTGCGCTCCCTGCAGCCCTGA
- the mshL gene encoding pilus (MSHA type) biogenesis protein MshL: MRNIPVQELLFALARDAKLNVDIHPGISGIVTVNAIDQTLQQILTRISKQVDMRWELDGPNLVVMPDTPFLRNYKVDYVNMSRDVSGTVSINTQIASTSTSATGGTATGGGGNNSNTSVKSSAQNNFWQSLDKNLKDILRETDKILPEGSSETVIERADQQTTTGTGAQGAPSASNRSGGATTSLAGSPNPANLQQQGTTVVKRTTFREAASIIINPEAGVVVVRATSRQHEKVQEYLDLVLTNARRQVIIEATIAEVSLSDNYQQGINWQSLRTLRPGSPGAGFSAAQNPTGVPVPNPFTASSGSFATVSGTTPGAFAFLLNYVAPGLGLSSTLSLLETFGKVKVLSSPKISVLNNQTAMLKVVDNVVYFLIKNDSTTTTTGTTNNFTSTPQSVSVGLVMSVTPQISENGSILLNVRPTISSLKGAGKTDPTPGLAVANVVPEIQTREMESMLRLSDGEVAVMGGLMEDRVNYNTNEIPGLGGVPVIGNFFRNRNDTTTKTELVIFLKPTIIRDPSINGDYRSFRDQLPSREFFSGKAGSNQKQADTLGAGAR, translated from the coding sequence GTGCGCAACATTCCGGTACAGGAACTGCTGTTCGCGCTGGCTCGCGACGCCAAGCTGAATGTCGATATCCATCCGGGCATCAGCGGCATCGTCACCGTCAACGCCATAGATCAAACCCTGCAGCAAATCCTGACGCGCATCTCGAAGCAGGTCGATATGCGCTGGGAACTGGATGGCCCCAATCTGGTCGTGATGCCGGATACGCCCTTCCTGCGCAACTACAAGGTCGACTACGTCAACATGTCGCGCGACGTGAGCGGCACCGTCTCGATCAACACCCAGATCGCATCGACCAGCACCAGTGCCACCGGTGGGACGGCAACGGGCGGCGGCGGAAACAACTCGAATACCTCGGTCAAGAGTTCGGCACAGAACAATTTCTGGCAATCGCTGGACAAGAACCTGAAGGACATCCTGCGCGAGACCGACAAGATCCTGCCCGAGGGATCGAGCGAAACAGTCATCGAACGCGCGGATCAGCAAACTACAACCGGTACCGGTGCCCAGGGCGCGCCATCGGCCTCGAACCGGTCAGGCGGTGCAACCACCAGCCTCGCGGGCAGCCCGAATCCGGCAAACTTGCAGCAGCAGGGTACCACCGTCGTCAAACGCACCACGTTCCGCGAAGCCGCCTCGATCATCATCAACCCGGAAGCCGGTGTCGTGGTTGTTCGCGCTACATCCAGGCAACATGAAAAAGTTCAGGAATATCTCGATCTGGTGCTGACCAATGCGCGGCGTCAGGTCATCATCGAAGCCACGATCGCCGAGGTCAGCCTGAGCGACAACTACCAGCAGGGCATCAACTGGCAGAGCCTGCGCACCTTGCGTCCGGGCTCGCCGGGCGCGGGATTTTCGGCGGCCCAGAATCCGACCGGAGTTCCGGTACCGAATCCGTTCACCGCCTCCTCGGGGTCATTCGCGACGGTCAGTGGCACGACCCCGGGTGCGTTTGCCTTCCTGCTCAACTACGTCGCCCCCGGGCTGGGTCTTTCCTCCACGCTCAGCCTCCTGGAAACCTTCGGCAAGGTCAAAGTCCTCTCCAGCCCGAAAATCAGCGTACTCAACAACCAGACCGCGATGCTCAAGGTCGTGGATAACGTGGTCTACTTCCTGATCAAGAACGACTCGACAACCACCACGACGGGCACCACCAACAACTTCACCTCGACACCCCAATCGGTATCGGTCGGACTGGTGATGAGCGTCACGCCGCAAATCAGCGAGAACGGCAGCATCCTGCTGAACGTGCGGCCCACCATCTCCAGCCTCAAGGGCGCCGGAAAAACCGATCCGACCCCAGGCTTGGCGGTCGCCAATGTCGTTCCCGAAATCCAGACGCGAGAAATGGAGTCCATGCTTCGCCTCTCGGACGGCGAAGTAGCCGTGATGGGCGGGCTGATGGAAGACAGGGTCAACTACAACACCAACGAAATCCCCGGCCTTGGCGGCGTTCCCGTCATCGGCAATTTCTTCCGCAACCGCAACGACACCACCACCAAGACCGAACTGGTGATCTTTCTCAAGCCCACCATCATTCGCGATCCGAGCATCAACGGCGACTATCGCAGCTTCCGCGACCAATTGCCCAGTCGGGAATTCTTCTCCGGCAAGGCGGGTTCCAATCAGAAACAAGCCGACACGCTTGGAGCAGGCGCTCGATGA
- a CDS encoding sigma-54-dependent transcriptional regulator has translation MTSSDSKIELLIVDDDPLIADALGYFLGRDYAVSTASTRSEAIELLRGGKAAPALALIDLGLPPTPHRPDEGFALIADILAHAPETRIVVLSGQSDELNARHARALGATEFVAKPADPEYLRKLIRRVLSFRDTSPEMDDGLIGDSAPLQKLRAQLRQFARSPFPVLIEGESGSGKELAAAALHRLSERAAKPYLALNCAAISPSLVEATLFGHSKGAFTGASGPRTGYFEDASDGTLFLDEIGELPLDLQPKLLRVLENGEFQRIGETQARHSAARIVTATNRDLKKEVREGRFRADLYHRLSVFTIAIPPLRDLGDDRIRLLEHFRSVYAAQANLPRFWLTTEATERLLAYRFPGNVRELRNIAIRLTTKFAGEEVGIKELEAELDPGNETHAIGVPPAPTLMAGDELVSIALNDIQDHRDFNLDATLRRWEEAYIEAAQQVAHGNMSQAARLLGINRTTLYNRIDTLARESAASVKANAGLSGVKQSGRN, from the coding sequence TTGACCTCATCCGACAGCAAAATCGAGTTGCTGATCGTCGACGATGACCCGCTGATCGCCGACGCACTGGGCTATTTTCTCGGCCGTGACTACGCCGTAAGCACCGCATCGACGCGCAGCGAGGCGATCGAATTGCTGCGCGGCGGGAAAGCCGCCCCTGCCCTGGCATTGATCGACCTCGGCCTGCCGCCCACGCCCCATCGTCCGGATGAAGGTTTCGCCCTGATCGCCGACATCCTCGCCCATGCGCCGGAAACCCGGATCGTGGTGCTGTCCGGCCAGAGCGACGAGCTTAATGCGCGTCATGCGCGAGCGCTCGGCGCAACCGAGTTCGTGGCGAAGCCGGCGGATCCGGAATACCTGCGCAAGCTGATCCGCCGCGTGTTGTCTTTTAGAGACACGTCGCCGGAGATGGATGACGGCCTCATCGGCGACAGCGCCCCACTGCAAAAACTGCGGGCCCAGCTCAGGCAGTTCGCACGTTCGCCCTTCCCGGTGCTGATCGAAGGCGAGTCGGGCAGCGGCAAGGAACTTGCCGCCGCAGCCCTGCACCGGCTCTCCGAGCGCGCCGCGAAGCCGTATCTGGCGCTCAACTGCGCCGCGATCTCGCCCAGCCTGGTGGAAGCCACGCTGTTCGGCCACAGCAAGGGGGCATTCACCGGTGCCAGCGGCCCGCGAACGGGTTATTTCGAGGACGCGTCGGATGGAACGCTGTTTCTCGATGAAATCGGCGAACTTCCCCTCGATCTGCAGCCAAAACTCCTGCGCGTGCTTGAAAACGGCGAATTCCAGCGCATCGGCGAGACCCAGGCGCGCCACTCGGCCGCGCGCATCGTCACGGCAACCAACCGCGACCTGAAGAAAGAAGTTCGCGAAGGGCGCTTCCGCGCCGACCTGTACCACCGGCTGTCGGTATTCACGATCGCCATACCGCCGCTGCGGGATCTCGGCGACGATCGCATCCGCCTGCTCGAACACTTTCGTTCGGTCTACGCGGCACAGGCCAACCTGCCGCGTTTCTGGCTCACCACGGAAGCGACGGAACGCCTGCTGGCCTACCGGTTCCCGGGAAATGTCCGTGAATTGCGCAATATCGCGATTCGCCTGACGACCAAGTTTGCCGGCGAGGAGGTCGGCATCAAGGAGCTCGAAGCCGAACTGGATCCCGGCAATGAGACCCATGCAATCGGCGTCCCGCCAGCGCCGACTCTGATGGCCGGCGATGAACTCGTATCGATTGCCCTGAACGATATCCAGGACCACCGCGACTTCAACCTCGACGCCACCCTGCGACGCTGGGAAGAAGCCTACATCGAAGCCGCGCAGCAGGTCGCCCATGGCAATATGAGCCAGGCAGCGCGACTGCTCGGCATAAACCGCACCACGCTTTACAATCGCATCGACACGCTGGCCCGGGAAAGCGCGGCTTCTGTGAAGGCCAACGCCGGCTTGAGTGGCGTCAAGCAAAGCGGCCGCAACTGA